The nucleotide sequence TGCGGTGGCGCATTTTCGGTGAACCTCACGAACCTGACACTGAATGCAGGCACATCAACCATACGCATTACCACCAACAGTAACTCTCCATCCATTGACTTCACCAGCTCCCTGACCGATTTTTCGTTCTACAATCTTGAATTCACCGGACCCAATGTTACCAATGGAATCATCAACAACAATACAGGCCACATCTGTACTTTCAATAATGTTTCTTTTGCAGGGCACGGGAATATTAACGGGAACAATAAGTATAACAGCCTGACTCTCGGTGCAGGCCGGACCTATATTTTCCAGTCATCGACCACCCAGACATTCCTCGGTTCACTGAATGCGACCGGGACTTCAGGGCAAATGATTGACATCCATACATCAACGTCCGGAGTTCAGACGACTTTTACAAAAGCCAGTGGTTGCGTGGTACTCGACTACATTCTGCTCAAGGATAACAAAGCACTGGGTGGTGCGAATTGGTACACCGGAAGCCACAGTACAAATGTGGGCAACAACAACGGTTGGACTATTGGCGACCCGACCTTCCTGGGAACACCGGGAGCCATCAGCGGTAATACATCCGTATGCGCCGGGTCAAGCGGAAATACGTATTCTATTTCTGCCGTTGCGGGAGCGTCAGGATATACATGGAGTGTACCTACTGGTGCCACTATCACCGGCGGGCAGAATTCAACATCCATCACTGTAAACATGGGAACAGCCTTATTGGGAAGCATTTCTGTAGTTGCATCCAACTTATGTTTTACTTCAGCTTCAAGTTCGCTTGCGCTGACAATCAATCCGCTAATCACACCATTAGTTGCTGTTTCACCATCGTCAAACCCGACTTGCGCGGGATACTCTGTATTATACACTGCAACCCCTACCAACGGAGGCTCGACACCGGTATTCCAGTGGAAAGTGAATAACATCAATCAGGGATCAAACAGCAGTACATTTGCGTATATTCCGGCAAGCAACGACCAGGTTTCGTGTATACTTGTTTCAAACGCTACCTGCCCGTCGCCCTCAACAGCTACATCCAACACTGTTACGATGACCCTTAACCCGATTGTAACTCCTGCTGTTACTATAACTGCCAGCTCTAATCCTTCTTGCATTGGCAGCTCAGTTTCATATACGGCTGTTCCGCTTAATGGTGGCAGTAATCCTGTGTATCAATGGAAAGTGAATGGCAGCAATCAGGGAACCAATAGTTCAACCTATAGTTATATTCCTGCCAACAATAATCTGGTGAGTTGTATCATGACCTCAAATGCAACCTGCATCAGCAGCAGTACGGCAACTTCCAACAGCATCACCATGACAGTGAATCCGCTGCAGACGCCGGCGGTTTCTATTACTACCGCGACCAACCCGTCGTGTGCCGGTAATAGTGTAATATACAATGCAAGTCCGGTCAATGGTGGTGCTGCACCGGTATATCAGTGGCAGGTGAACGGAAGCAATCAGGGCACAAACAGTGCAACATTAAATTATATAGCTGTAAATAACGATCAGGTGCGATGTATCATGGCTTCCAATGCAGCATGTGCCAGTCCTGTAACGGCAACTTCAAACGCCATCACTATGACTGTGAACGTGTGTACACAAAGCTGGACTGGCGCTGCCGATTCAAACTGGAACAATATAGCGAACTGGTCAGGAGGGCAGGTGCCGCTTCCTGGAACCAATGTGACTATTTCTTCCGGTATGCCCCATCAGCCTGAGATTTATTGTGCTGCAAAATGCAACGCTCTTACCATCGCCAATGGTGCGACATTGACCATCAGACCAAACTGGTCACTGACTGCTTATGGAACAACAACACTCAATGGTTCCCAGTGCTTAATCATAAAATCCACCTTAGCAGGTACAGGGTCGTTTATCGATAACGGAACCATCAGCGGAAGCGGCACCATGAAGATGGAGCGATATATAACAGCCAACTTCTGGCATTATATTTCACCGGTGATACCAACAGCAACTGCGGGAGTTTTCAATGCCTGTTATCTAAAAAAATGGGCAGAAGTAAACTACTCATGGACCAACATTACAAGCACGTCAACACCTTTGAATGTTATGGTGGGATATGCCTTGAAGAGCAATATTACCAGTACATATAATTATATCGGGAAGCCGAATACCGGAGCTAAAACTATTGCTGTGACAAAAAACACCAGTACTATGGTGGATTCTAAAAAAGGCTGGAATCTTGTCGGAAATCCGTATCCAAGCACTGTGAATTGGGACACGGCGGGATGGACAAAGACCAATGTGAATGATGCTATTTATATTTACAACCAGACTTACGCGAACTATGCAAGCTATGTTGGCGGTTTCGGGACAAACGGCGGAACCAAATACATTGCCCCGGGACAGGGGTTCTATGTGGTTTGTAATAATATTGCGGGAGGCACCTTGGGTATGACCGGCAGTGTAAGACTGCACAAAGTAACTTCATTCTTCAAATCGGCGCCAACAGCAGATTACATCAGGCTAACGTTAAATCATAAGGATATTGAAGACGATATAATTATCAGAATCGACCCTGAGGCAACATCTGATTTTGATGGCAATTTTGATGCATATAAAATCGTAGTGCCTGAAATGAGTCAGTTGTGGTCAACCACTGTGAGTGACCGGGAGGAATATTATTCAATTAATACCCTGCCTGATGTAATCTCAAATCCGGATGTTCCGGTTTCAATGGTTGCAACTGAAGACGGAACCTACAGCATCAAAGCTACAGATTTTACAAGCCTATCAACACAGACCGGTTTATTTCTGGAAGATTTGAAAACAGGAGCTATTGTGAATCTTGCCGATGCACCTGTTTACACATTCAGTGCTTCTGTGGGCGATGATGCAAATCGTTTTATGCTCCACTTCTCCCCGCTTAATATCAGTTCAGTTGAAACGAATGACGAAAGCGGCGGTACAGTCATTTTCCCCAGTCCGAACAAAGGCAGCTTTACTATTTCGTGTGCGAAGGAAATAGAAGGAACTTCGCTTATTGAAATTTACAATGTGCTGGGTGAAATGATCTTCACCCAAAAGGTAAACAAGCTGAATAATTATGAAATCACTTTTAACGAATATTCGACAGGCGTATATTATGCAAAAATAATTTCACCTGACCGAAACAGAATTATCAGGTTCATTATGACTAAATAACTTGTAACAGAACCAAGGATGAGATGCTCCGCAATATCGCGACATATAGCCATTTATAAAGTTACTGGCACTATTGGCGAGATATTGCGGAGTTATTTTATAAATCATCCACCATTTTGAAATATTAATGGGAGGTGATTTTTGTCTAATCGCGCCTATGTTGAAAAATATCATATTATTGACTTTGATATTCCCATGTTAATTAGACGAAATTTTTATTTGCAAAAACCTTGATAAATAACACAATAATTCAATAACTTTATAGCACTATTTTCAATCACGGGTATAAACCTCAGGGCGTCCTTCCATTGGCGGGCTGGTTTAAAATGGCGCAACGGAGGCGCAGGGAATTTGCCCTCCGTCAGAGGCGGGATTTTTTGGCTTACAAATTTCAATTCACTGTGTTCTTAAAATTTGAGTCGCACGAATAAAAAATAATACTAATGACTATGAAAACAACAAATGTTAAAACTCTGCTGAGGAATTCTTTCCTCTTTATGATTATGGCCTTATGGAGCCATGCAGCTTATTCCACCAATTATTACTGGGTCGGAGGCACAGGTAACTGGTCAAGCCTCAATAACTGGGCGACCGTATCCGGAGGAACAATTCATCCGGCGGTTGTTCCGAGCCCCTTCGACAATGTGTATTTTGACAATTTGAGTTTTTCGGGCAGCGGGCAAACCGTAACCATTGATCAGACCATTGAAACCTGCCTGGATATGAACTGGTCGGGTGTGCCTGCGAATACAATACTTAACGGACCAAATAGCAATTCTCTGAAAATATACGGCAGCCTGCGATTCGATCCAAATGTAACTTTGAGTTTTCAGGGAAAAACATATTTTGAAGCAACCGGCACCGGTAAAACGATTACCACAGCAGGTAAAGTCTTCAACAACTATATCTACTTTCAGGGAGCCGGCGGAAGCTGGTTGCTGCAAGACGCTTTTAATGCAGGCAGCAATTATATTTATCTGATAAACGGCATTCTGAATACGAACAACCAGTCTGTTACCTGTGCGTACTTTAATTCAAGCCCTTCGACCATCCCGGCCAGATCGCTGATTCTGGGAACGTCCACAGTGACAATCACCGGTGGCTCGTCCTCATCTTGGTCTATTTACACAGATAATTTCACATTGTCCGCGACCTCATCAACAATACTATTCACAGGACAAAACGGCGGGATGTATAACTCAACCTACAATGGCATTTATACAAACCTGGCCTTCAACAATGTTGGTTTCACGAATTCGACCGGAACTTCCCAGATTTATTATCCTTATTCCTATGGAAATGCCACTTTTAAAAAAGTCACGTTTAATTGTGCTGGTCAGATAAAAGGAAATTTCACATTCGATACACTTTCGTTTACCCCCAATCATCTGTATGAATTTGAATCAGGAAGAACTCAGACCATCAACATGCTATTGAGTGCCAACGGGCTTTGTAATGCACCCATTTCAATCAGGTCACTTACGGCAGGAGTGCAGTCCACGATTAGTAAATCAGCAGGGAACATTACCATTTCAAACGCATCACTGAGAGATATGGTTGGAACAGGCGGCGCTTCATTTGTAGCAAATAATTCCGTTGACCTTGGCAATAATACCGGATGGGTGATAAACGTACCAACCCCGCGCAACCTTTATTGGGTTCAGGCCGGAGGTACGGGAAACGGATCGTGGGATGATATCGCACACTGGTCATTAAGCAGTGGCGGAGTTGGTGGAGAATGTGTTCCGACGGCCAACGATAACGTATTTTTTGACGCAGCGTCTTACAACGGTAGCGGGCAAAGCACAACCATCAATGTGAATGCCGTGTGCCGTGATATGACCTGGAACGGAACCACCGGAATGCCAAATTTGGCAGGCACCAATACATTTAATCTGAGCATTTATGGCTCACTTACGTTCTCCACCGCGATGAATCTTACGTTTCAGGGTAAAACCTATTTTGAAGCAAATGCAACCGGAAAAACAATAACATCGGCCACCAAAGTTTTCAATAATTATGTATATTTTCAGGGTTCAGGCGGCGGATGGACATTTCTGGATGATTTCAATGCCGGCTCAAATTATATTTACCTGATAAACGGAATACTGAATACCGGTAATAAAACCGTTACCTGCGCTTATTTCAATTCAAGCCCGTCGACCATTCCTCCACGAACATTGATAATGGGAACATCATTGATGATTATTACCGGCGGTTCGTCATCGTCGTGGTCTATTTATACTGATAATTTCACGCTGAGTGCCGCTTCATCGACCATACGGTTCACAGGGCAAAATGGCGGAATGTACAATTCCACGTATAACGGTATATACACCAATCTCTACTTCAATAAAGTTCAATGCACCAATCTGCTCGGCACTTCACAAATTTATTATCCGTACTCATATGGTGTTGCATTTTTTAAAAATGTCAATTTCGCCTGCAACGGACAAATCAAAGGCAATTTCACATTCGACACGCTAGCCTTTTCTGCTGATAAAATCTATGAATTTGAATCAGGCA is from Bacteroidota bacterium and encodes:
- a CDS encoding T9SS type A sorting domain-containing protein, giving the protein NSPSIDFTSSLTDFSFYNLEFTGPNVTNGIINNNTGRICTFNNVSFAGHGNINGKNSFGALTFSSGKNYILQSGIIQTLTGSLTAQGACGNNILIKSSTSGSQAYINKAGGSVDVDYVSLQDIWAQGTATFNATNSIAISNVNAQWNITAPAGTGANYYWIAGTGNWSDPLHWSLTSGGTPNGPGCIPGSSNNVYFDANSGFTSVNKTVTVNVSSASCKDMDWTGSASSPVFTTTSGSNTLSVYGSLTLISGMTWSFTGPVSFAATSTGKTITSANKQFQNTVSFDGNGGGWTLMDGFTNPSSLTSLNYGSLNTNGQTMNIYYFNTNNSNVRSLTLGSTLMQLSYCCGGAFSVNLTNLTLNAGTSTIRITTNSNSPSIDFTSSLTDFSFYNLEFTGPNVTNGIINNNTGHICTFNNVSFAGHGNINGNNKYNSLTLGAGRTYIFQSSTTQTFLGSLNATGTSGQMIDIHTSTSGVQTTFTKASGCVVLDYILLKDNKALGGANWYTGSHSTNVGNNNGWTIGDPTFLGTPGAISGNTSVCAGSSGNTYSISAVAGASGYTWSVPTGATITGGQNSTSITVNMGTALLGSISVVASNLCFTSASSSLALTINPLITPLVAVSPSSNPTCAGYSVLYTATPTNGGSTPVFQWKVNNINQGSNSSTFAYIPASNDQVSCILVSNATCPSPSTATSNTVTMTLNPIVTPAVTITASSNPSCIGSSVSYTAVPLNGGSNPVYQWKVNGSNQGTNSSTYSYIPANNNLVSCIMTSNATCISSSTATSNSITMTVNPLQTPAVSITTATNPSCAGNSVIYNASPVNGGAAPVYQWQVNGSNQGTNSATLNYIAVNNDQVRCIMASNAACASPVTATSNAITMTVNVCTQSWTGAADSNWNNIANWSGGQVPLPGTNVTISSGMPHQPEIYCAAKCNALTIANGATLTIRPNWSLTAYGTTTLNGSQCLIIKSTLAGTGSFIDNGTISGSGTMKMERYITANFWHYISPVIPTATAGVFNACYLKKWAEVNYSWTNITSTSTPLNVMVGYALKSNITSTYNYIGKPNTGAKTIAVTKNTSTMVDSKKGWNLVGNPYPSTVNWDTAGWTKTNVNDAIYIYNQTYANYASYVGGFGTNGGTKYIAPGQGFYVVCNNIAGGTLGMTGSVRLHKVTSFFKSAPTADYIRLTLNHKDIEDDIIIRIDPEATSDFDGNFDAYKIVVPEMSQLWSTTVSDREEYYSINTLPDVISNPDVPVSMVATEDGTYSIKATDFTSLSTQTGLFLEDLKTGAIVNLADAPVYTFSASVGDDANRFMLHFSPLNISSVETNDESGGTVIFPSPNKGSFTISCAKEIEGTSLIEIYNVLGEMIFTQKVNKLNNYEITFNEYSTGVYYAKIISPDRNRIIRFIMTK